A portion of the Rhodopseudomonas sp. BAL398 genome contains these proteins:
- a CDS encoding translocation/assembly module TamB domain-containing protein, translating to MTLIRPRSLVYGFVATVLLAAIAFGSTMVSYGASDEKGILAATISRVLTTPTSSVSIGEVEGALSSNATVRDIAIADRDGVWLKLDQVHLVWRRTALLLGRIEIDSLEVGTLQILRRPVPSEDVVASDEPILPTLPVKLVVKNFNLQTLDLGEPVAGVAAKLSATGNVTLGNPSEGLAVNFDAKRIDADGTFTLRLSLVPETSKLDIALKLDEPAGGLVAHAINLPGDAPIVGTVKGAGTLDDFAARLDFDAGDGIQANGSARLLRRGDGRDLALDLAAKIAGMLPAPAAPVFAGTTRLTGNMTFADSSAVDISALSLVSSAARLDIRGQLSSDQIADLTISARAMPNDGQQTSLDRAAIKTLTFDATVKGALAGPRVDASLALEDGRIDGYRLGSLRAAFHATPSGGLTDEATSVPFQASASASGLAFADPAMTRAIGPTLSATFEGVTKGGVAEIANSEIRTETARATFVGTAGSAQLRGRLSLQAPDLARFERLLDTRLRGRLDLTADFDGTPKTGAIGAQLDGKVQRFASGIAAIDGLLGTDPTLSGYAGTIAKGGYRFRDFKLSSAHAVARIDGAADPAQAAIKASVEIDNLASADKRLSGALSSAATISGTLARPNLSALVGIDRGTALGRPLRDIKLRIEATDLLQAPSGRASLGGMIDGKPARGQVQAARGADLGWRLDGIDLRIGSATAVGQAALTADRLASGQLHLDIPSLDDLAPLLLTPMSGQLVSDLALSAADGRQDGRFTVRGTDLKFGASRVDRIDGDIAVSDLHLHPVVDGTISIGKAVVGGEVLSKLRLTAKGATDASDIAITAQGRGIALEARGRLLATQALQFDLASFSARRGAHRIGLQRPSSLRWSDGDLRISDLALSLDRGRLALDGRFGTSLDVTLRADKVPLAIADMVAPELGLVGSLDASARLTGTTARPTGPWTMRIAGVAAAQTRQFGLPPATIVARGQLADGKTTIDASVAASGAGTLKVQGVVPIDGGAMDLTVRGNGNAKIANSAIGATGLAVGGDVAVDLRVRGTPSEPDIAGTATLARGSFSDLDTGIKLTDINGRLSAKDKTITIVKLTAHTPKGGVVSGSGTVRLDADAGFPGKLQLSGKRASLTKEDLVSAVADFEMRLSGPLARDPNISGRVDVVSLDVTIPESLPMTVRPIAGTRHVNAPPAVKRRLAAKAKARRDSHKAVPFDAALDLTISAPNRIFVRGRGVDAELGGQLRVGGRLSQPTTFGAFELRRGRFSIAGNQLDFTRGRLTFEGDLTPQLDFAADTRQSDITAHILITGSAASPQFAFSSDSGLPQDEVLSRILFSKASGSLSPIQALQLAQAAAQFAGAGGPDVFDRIRRSLGVDSLNISQSQNGDPTVGVSRAINNRLSVGVKGGARPEDNGVSLDFDLTRRLRLQGEVNSKGGIGAGVGAEWEY from the coding sequence CTCGCGGCGATCGCGTTTGGCTCCACCATGGTCTCCTATGGGGCTAGCGATGAAAAAGGCATTCTGGCCGCGACGATCTCCCGGGTGCTGACGACGCCAACCTCGTCGGTGTCGATCGGCGAAGTCGAGGGCGCATTGTCGTCGAACGCAACGGTGCGCGATATCGCGATCGCGGATCGCGACGGCGTGTGGTTGAAGCTCGATCAGGTGCATCTGGTGTGGCGGCGCACGGCCTTGCTGCTCGGTCGCATCGAGATCGACAGTCTCGAAGTCGGGACCTTGCAGATCCTGCGTCGGCCGGTGCCGTCGGAGGACGTGGTTGCCAGCGACGAGCCGATCCTGCCGACGCTGCCGGTCAAACTCGTCGTCAAGAATTTCAACCTTCAGACCCTCGATCTGGGCGAGCCCGTGGCCGGCGTCGCGGCGAAGCTGTCGGCCACCGGCAACGTCACATTGGGCAATCCGTCCGAAGGCCTCGCCGTCAATTTCGACGCCAAGCGCATCGATGCCGACGGAACCTTCACGCTGCGGCTGTCGCTGGTGCCGGAGACGTCGAAGCTCGATATCGCGCTGAAGCTCGACGAGCCCGCCGGCGGCCTGGTGGCGCATGCCATCAACCTGCCGGGCGATGCGCCGATCGTCGGCACGGTCAAAGGCGCCGGCACGCTGGACGATTTCGCGGCGCGGCTCGATTTCGATGCCGGCGACGGCATTCAGGCCAATGGGTCGGCGCGGCTGCTCCGCCGCGGCGACGGCCGCGATCTGGCGCTCGATCTTGCGGCGAAGATCGCCGGCATGCTTCCGGCTCCCGCGGCCCCGGTGTTCGCCGGGACCACGCGCCTCACCGGCAATATGACCTTCGCCGATAGCAGCGCGGTCGACATCTCGGCGCTGTCGCTGGTGTCCTCGGCGGCGCGTCTCGACATTCGCGGCCAGCTGTCGTCGGACCAGATCGCCGATCTGACGATCTCGGCGCGCGCGATGCCCAATGACGGCCAGCAGACCAGCCTCGACCGCGCGGCGATCAAGACCCTGACATTCGACGCCACCGTCAAGGGCGCGCTGGCCGGCCCGCGGGTCGATGCGTCGCTCGCGCTGGAAGACGGCCGGATCGACGGCTACAGGCTGGGCAGTCTGCGCGCGGCATTTCATGCCACGCCGAGCGGCGGCCTGACCGACGAGGCCACGTCGGTTCCGTTCCAGGCCAGCGCCAGCGCCAGCGGCCTCGCCTTCGCCGACCCGGCGATGACGCGCGCGATCGGCCCGACCCTCTCCGCCACATTCGAAGGCGTCACCAAGGGCGGTGTCGCCGAGATCGCCAATTCGGAAATCCGCACCGAGACCGCGCGTGCGACATTTGTCGGCACGGCGGGCTCGGCGCAGCTGCGCGGGCGGCTGTCGCTGCAGGCACCGGATCTCGCCCGCTTCGAACGTCTGCTCGACACCAGACTGCGCGGCCGGCTCGATCTGACCGCCGATTTCGACGGCACCCCGAAGACCGGGGCGATCGGCGCGCAGCTCGATGGCAAGGTCCAACGCTTCGCCTCCGGCATCGCGGCGATCGACGGGCTGCTCGGCACGGATCCGACGCTCTCCGGTTACGCCGGCACGATTGCCAAGGGCGGCTACAGGTTCCGCGACTTCAAGCTGAGCAGCGCCCATGCGGTGGCGCGGATCGATGGCGCGGCGGACCCCGCGCAGGCCGCGATCAAGGCCTCGGTCGAGATCGACAACCTCGCCAGCGCCGACAAGCGCCTGAGCGGGGCGCTGTCCTCGGCCGCCACCATCTCCGGAACGCTGGCGCGGCCAAATCTGTCGGCTTTGGTCGGCATCGATCGCGGCACCGCGCTCGGGCGTCCGCTGCGCGATATCAAGCTGCGGATCGAAGCCACCGACCTGCTGCAGGCGCCCAGCGGGCGCGCCTCGCTGGGTGGCATGATTGACGGCAAGCCGGCGCGTGGCCAGGTGCAGGCCGCCCGCGGAGCGGATCTGGGATGGCGGCTCGACGGCATCGATCTGCGGATCGGCTCGGCGACCGCGGTCGGTCAGGCGGCGCTGACGGCGGACCGGCTGGCGAGCGGCCAATTGCATCTCGACATTCCCAGCCTCGACGATCTTGCGCCCTTGTTGCTGACGCCGATGTCCGGCCAGCTTGTCAGCGACCTTGCGCTGTCGGCGGCCGATGGGCGGCAGGATGGCCGTTTCACCGTGCGCGGCACCGATCTGAAATTCGGCGCATCCCGCGTCGATCGGATCGACGGCGACATCGCCGTCAGCGATCTGCATCTGCATCCGGTCGTCGACGGCACGATCTCGATCGGCAAGGCGGTGGTGGGCGGCGAGGTCTTGAGCAAGCTGCGCTTGACCGCCAAGGGGGCGACCGATGCCAGCGACATCGCGATCACCGCGCAAGGCCGCGGCATCGCGCTGGAGGCGCGCGGCCGGTTGCTGGCCACCCAGGCCTTGCAGTTCGATCTCGCAAGCTTCTCGGCCCGTCGCGGCGCGCATCGCATCGGCTTGCAGCGTCCGTCCTCGTTGCGCTGGAGCGACGGCGATTTGCGGATCAGCGATCTGGCGCTGAGCCTCGATCGCGGCCGGCTGGCGCTCGACGGCCGGTTCGGGACGTCGCTCGACGTCACCCTGCGCGCCGACAAGGTGCCGCTCGCCATCGCCGACATGGTGGCGCCGGAGCTTGGGCTGGTGGGCTCGCTCGATGCCTCGGCGCGGCTGACCGGCACGACGGCGCGCCCGACCGGTCCGTGGACGATGCGCATCGCCGGCGTGGCCGCGGCGCAGACCCGGCAATTCGGGCTTCCGCCGGCGACCATCGTCGCGCGCGGACAATTGGCCGACGGCAAGACCACGATCGATGCGTCGGTCGCTGCCAGCGGCGCCGGAACGCTCAAGGTACAAGGCGTCGTGCCGATCGATGGCGGCGCGATGGATCTGACGGTGCGGGGCAACGGCAACGCCAAGATCGCCAATTCGGCGATCGGCGCCACCGGCCTCGCCGTCGGCGGCGACGTCGCGGTCGATCTGCGCGTTCGCGGCACGCCGAGCGAGCCCGACATCGCCGGCACCGCCACGCTGGCGCGCGGCAGTTTCAGCGACCTCGATACCGGCATCAAGCTGACGGATATCAATGGCCGGCTGTCGGCGAAGGACAAGACGATCACGATCGTCAAGCTCACCGCCCATACGCCAAAGGGTGGCGTGGTGAGCGGCAGCGGCACTGTCCGCCTCGACGCCGATGCGGGCTTTCCCGGAAAATTGCAGCTCAGCGGCAAGCGGGCGAGCCTGACCAAGGAGGATCTCGTCAGCGCGGTCGCCGATTTCGAGATGCGCTTGTCCGGGCCGCTGGCGCGCGATCCGAATATTTCCGGACGGGTCGACGTGGTCTCGCTCGACGTCACCATCCCCGAGAGCCTGCCGATGACGGTGCGGCCGATCGCCGGCACCCGGCATGTGAATGCGCCGCCCGCCGTCAAGCGCCGCCTCGCCGCCAAGGCCAAGGCCCGGCGTGACAGTCACAAGGCAGTGCCGTTCGACGCCGCGCTGGATCTGACGATTTCCGCGCCGAACCGGATTTTCGTGCGCGGACGCGGCGTCGATGCCGAACTCGGTGGCCAGCTGCGGGTTGGCGGACGGCTCAGCCAGCCGACCACGTTCGGCGCCTTCGAGCTGCGCCGCGGCCGGTTCTCGATCGCCGGCAATCAGCTCGACTTCACCCGCGGCCGGCTGACATTCGAGGGCGACCTGACGCCGCAACTGGATTTCGCGGCCGATACACGCCAAAGCGATATCACCGCGCATATCCTGATCACCGGCAGTGCCGCCAGCCCGCAATTCGCGTTCTCCTCGGACTCCGGTCTGCCGCAAGACGAGGTGCTGTCGCGCATTCTGTTCTCAAAGGCGTCCGGCAGCCTGTCGCCGATCCAGGCCTTGCAGCTGGCGCAGGCCGCCGCGCAATTCGCCGGCGCCGGCGGACCCGACGTGTTCGATCGGATTCGCCGCTCGCTCGGCGTCGACAGTCTGAACATCTCGCAGAGTCAGAACGGCGACCCGACTGTCGGGGTGTCGCGCGCGATCAACAACCGTCTCAGCGTCGGCGTCAAAGGCGGCGCGCGCCCCGAAGACAATGGCGTGTCGCTGGATTTCGATCTGACGCGGCGCTTGCGGCTGCAGGGCGAGGTCAACAGCAAGGGCGGCATCGGCGCCGGCGTCGGGGCCGAGTGGGAATATTGA
- a CDS encoding rhodanese-like domain-containing protein: MTVKPISALEAHRLVAEGAVLIDIRERHEIAREHIDGAVAMPLTAFNSADLQAARGRKAIFFCHSGARTRMYSGQIAAKAQGVCEAAYAISGGILAWRKAGFETVKGPERPGLLKRLFGGKKDS, encoded by the coding sequence ATGACTGTGAAACCGATATCTGCGCTCGAGGCCCATCGCCTCGTTGCCGAGGGCGCGGTGCTGATCGATATCCGCGAACGCCATGAGATCGCGCGCGAGCATATTGATGGGGCCGTGGCGATGCCGCTGACCGCTTTCAACAGCGCCGATCTGCAAGCGGCCCGCGGCCGCAAGGCGATCTTCTTCTGCCATTCGGGTGCACGGACCCGGATGTATTCCGGGCAGATCGCCGCCAAGGCGCAGGGCGTTTGCGAGGCGGCCTATGCAATCAGCGGCGGCATCCTGGCGTGGCGCAAGGCCGGGTTCGAGACCGTGAAGGGGCCGGAACGGCCGGGCCTGTTGAAGCGACTCTTTGGCGGCAAGAAGGACAGCTGA
- a CDS encoding SAM-dependent methyltransferase, whose amino-acid sequence MTSEEFNRWEARFSSPDFVFGTEPNAFLASCRELLPSQGRALAIADGEGRNGVFLAQCGLSVTSVDFSPAAQRKAQRLAEAKGGSIAAQTADILAWDWPTGFDVVAGIFFQFAAPEDRRKIFSGIRQALNPGGLLLIQGYRPKQLIYKTGGPSRAENLYTRQMLEEVFADFDNLSIKEHDSVIHEGAGHGGMSALIDLIGWKRP is encoded by the coding sequence ATGACATCCGAAGAATTCAACCGCTGGGAAGCCAGGTTCTCGAGCCCCGATTTCGTGTTCGGCACCGAGCCCAATGCCTTTCTGGCCTCGTGCCGCGAACTGTTGCCGAGCCAAGGGCGGGCGCTGGCGATCGCCGACGGCGAGGGCCGCAACGGGGTGTTTCTGGCGCAATGCGGATTGTCGGTGACGTCGGTCGATTTCTCACCGGCGGCGCAGCGCAAGGCGCAGCGTCTGGCCGAAGCAAAGGGGGGTTCGATCGCGGCGCAGACTGCCGACATCCTGGCGTGGGATTGGCCGACCGGCTTCGACGTCGTCGCCGGAATCTTTTTTCAGTTTGCCGCTCCGGAAGATCGCCGGAAGATTTTCAGCGGCATCCGCCAAGCCCTCAATCCGGGCGGGCTGCTGCTGATCCAGGGCTATCGGCCAAAACAGCTGATCTACAAGACCGGCGGCCCGAGCCGCGCCGAGAATCTCTACACCAGGCAGATGCTCGAGGAGGTGTTTGCGGATTTCGACAATCTGTCGATCAAGGAGCACGACAGCGTCATCCATGAAGGCGCCGGCCATGGCGGCATGTCGGCGCTGATCGATCTGATCGGCTGGAAGCGCCCCTGA
- a CDS encoding gamma-glutamyltransferase family protein, which yields MRDQFSNAQQIRKPAVMSKGGIVAAQSRKAAEVGAAVLAAGGDCIDAVIATTFALGVLEPWMSGIGGGGAMVLYRAKEDRYEVIDYGMRAPNSLRPEDYPLSGAGAASDLFPWPRVKDDRNLHGPGSVAVPGVVAGMEEAHRRHARLPWQELVAPSIELADAGLAVDWWTTLMIGSAAADLRRYPASAAAYLKDGLPPQAPWGIKSEVRLPQDRLKATLAQLAQQGPRDFYEGDLARSIANDMKANGGALTVEDLAAFRAYGREPLAIPYRGGTVYATPELTAGPTLAHALRLLQQDLKAGDGGPDAAAYIAYALALQSAYLERLQDMGDAAGRRALGAEYLAPACTTHFSVVDRDGNMAAVTQTLLSTFGSKFVLPESGVTVNNGIMWFDPTPGGTNSLAPGKRCLTNYTPVLAQAGDGRRMALGASGGRRILPAVTQMLSFMMDYGMDLDAAIHQPRIDASEGAVVIGDARLPATIRDQLRQRFDFEEARVQTFPMKFACPSVVERDGDTNSGAAEIAHPWSEAVAQA from the coding sequence ATGCGCGATCAGTTCAGCAACGCCCAGCAAATCCGCAAGCCGGCGGTGATGTCCAAAGGCGGCATCGTCGCCGCGCAGTCGCGCAAGGCGGCCGAAGTCGGCGCCGCGGTGCTGGCGGCCGGCGGCGATTGCATCGACGCGGTGATCGCCACGACTTTCGCGCTGGGCGTGCTGGAGCCGTGGATGAGCGGGATCGGCGGCGGCGGCGCGATGGTGCTCTACCGCGCCAAGGAAGACCGCTACGAGGTGATCGATTACGGCATGCGCGCGCCGAACAGCCTGCGCCCCGAAGATTATCCCTTGAGCGGCGCCGGCGCGGCCTCCGACCTGTTTCCCTGGCCGCGGGTGAAGGACGACCGCAATCTGCACGGCCCCGGCTCGGTCGCGGTGCCGGGCGTCGTGGCCGGCATGGAAGAGGCGCATCGGCGCCACGCCAGGCTGCCCTGGCAGGAGCTCGTGGCCCCGAGCATCGAACTTGCCGATGCGGGCCTTGCGGTCGATTGGTGGACCACCTTGATGATCGGCAGCGCGGCGGCGGATCTGCGGCGCTATCCGGCGAGCGCGGCGGCCTATCTGAAAGACGGCCTGCCGCCGCAGGCGCCTTGGGGCATCAAATCCGAGGTCCGGCTGCCGCAGGATCGCCTGAAGGCGACGCTGGCGCAGCTGGCCCAACAGGGACCGCGCGATTTCTATGAGGGCGATCTGGCGCGCAGCATCGCCAATGACATGAAGGCCAATGGCGGCGCCCTGACCGTCGAGGACCTCGCCGCGTTCCGCGCTTACGGCCGCGAGCCGCTGGCGATCCCCTATCGCGGCGGCACGGTCTACGCCACGCCCGAACTCACCGCCGGCCCGACGCTGGCCCATGCGCTACGCCTGCTGCAGCAGGACCTGAAGGCCGGCGATGGCGGCCCGGACGCGGCGGCCTACATCGCCTATGCGCTGGCGCTGCAATCGGCCTATCTGGAACGCCTGCAGGACATGGGCGACGCCGCCGGCCGCCGCGCCCTCGGCGCGGAATATCTCGCACCGGCCTGCACCACGCATTTCTCGGTGGTCGATCGCGACGGCAATATGGCGGCGGTCACCCAGACCCTGTTGTCGACCTTCGGCTCCAAATTCGTGCTGCCGGAAAGCGGCGTGACCGTGAACAACGGCATCATGTGGTTCGATCCGACGCCGGGCGGCACCAATTCGCTGGCGCCGGGCAAACGCTGCCTGACCAATTATACGCCGGTGCTGGCGCAGGCCGGCGATGGCCGGCGCATGGCGCTCGGCGCATCCGGCGGCCGCCGCATCCTGCCGGCGGTGACGCAGATGCTGTCCTTCATGATGGATTACGGCATGGATCTGGACGCGGCGATCCACCAGCCGCGGATCGACGCCAGCGAAGGCGCGGTGGTGATCGGCGATGCCCGGCTGCCTGCGACGATCCGCGACCAGCTGCGGCAGCGCTTCGACTTTGAAGAAGCGCGCGTGCAGACCTTCCCGATGAAATTCGCCTGCCCCAGCGTGGTCGAGCGCGACGGCGACACCAATAGCGGCGCCGCCGAGATCGCCCACCCCTGGAGCGAGGCGGTGGCGCAGGCCTGA
- a CDS encoding c-type cytochrome — MRITTRGLAAALLGLAVFTAPLRAADIEAGKEKAELCAGCHGDNGISNTEYTPSLAGQPDLFIQWQLVFFRSGTRQNAQMRPIIEELSNEDIRNLGAYFASLPPMQGKKPDDNPELSRKGAEAAAGRRCASCHTDSYAGAKAAARIAGQREEYLIKALNEFKSGQRYGGGMAAMADVAYQLSEEEIYALAHYLAHL; from the coding sequence ATGCGGATCACCACTCGCGGCCTGGCCGCCGCTTTACTCGGCCTTGCCGTGTTCACCGCCCCGCTTCGCGCCGCCGATATTGAGGCCGGCAAGGAAAAGGCCGAGCTGTGCGCCGGCTGCCATGGCGACAACGGCATCTCGAACACCGAATACACGCCGTCGCTGGCCGGCCAGCCCGATCTGTTCATCCAGTGGCAGCTGGTGTTCTTCCGCAGCGGCACCAGGCAGAACGCGCAGATGCGGCCGATCATCGAGGAGCTCAGCAATGAGGACATCCGCAATCTCGGCGCCTATTTTGCCTCACTGCCGCCGATGCAGGGCAAGAAGCCCGACGACAACCCAGAGCTGTCGCGCAAGGGGGCCGAGGCCGCGGCCGGGCGGCGCTGCGCCTCCTGCCACACCGACAGCTATGCGGGCGCCAAGGCCGCCGCGCGGATCGCCGGACAGCGCGAGGAATATTTGATCAAGGCGCTCAACGAATTCAAATCCGGCCAGCGCTACGGCGGCGGCATGGCGGCGATGGCCGACGTCGCCTACCAGCTCAGCGAAGAAGAGATTTACGCGCTGGCGCATTATCTCGCGCATCTGTGA
- a CDS encoding PQQ-dependent sugar dehydrogenase: protein MKSILSRSAAACAAILAIATIGQASAEGKLKSYQSGTKEFWTHPPDDWFLGDETEAQKGLAPPAGPPTGASDAELASMMKKIKLPDGFKIEVYASGVLAARQMAWGDNGTLFVGSFGLGDVYAISPKGEKREVKTIIKGLKMPTGLAFQNGALYVIDIDKLIRYDNVEANLDKVGDGKVVYDDMPSYVAHGWKYLVADKDGWFYIPFGPPFNIGIPPTSVSQIRRVDPKTGNAELVALGVRNSVGGDIDPRSGKYWFTENARDWISDDKPSDKLNMSSHLGEHFGYPYCHQGDMPDPKFAMGHKCSEFTPPVLNLGAHVAPLGMKFYTGNQFPADYKNSILIAEHGSWNRHKYQGGRIMKVTVDPDGKNAKEEVFASGWIEGDQGYLGRPTDILLDKDGSILVADDWAGAIYRISYSK, encoded by the coding sequence ATGAAATCGATCCTCAGTCGATCTGCGGCCGCGTGCGCGGCGATCCTCGCGATAGCGACGATCGGCCAGGCCAGCGCGGAGGGCAAGCTCAAGAGCTATCAATCCGGCACCAAGGAATTCTGGACTCACCCGCCGGACGACTGGTTCCTCGGCGACGAAACCGAGGCCCAGAAGGGTCTGGCGCCGCCGGCCGGTCCGCCGACCGGTGCCTCCGACGCTGAACTCGCATCGATGATGAAGAAGATCAAGCTGCCGGACGGCTTCAAGATCGAGGTCTATGCGTCAGGCGTGCTGGCGGCGCGGCAAATGGCCTGGGGCGACAATGGCACGCTGTTCGTCGGCTCGTTCGGACTCGGCGATGTCTACGCCATCAGTCCCAAGGGCGAGAAGCGCGAGGTCAAGACCATCATCAAGGGCCTGAAGATGCCCACCGGCCTCGCCTTCCAAAACGGCGCGCTCTACGTGATCGATATCGACAAACTGATCCGCTACGACAATGTCGAAGCCAATCTGGACAAGGTCGGCGACGGCAAGGTGGTGTATGACGACATGCCGTCTTACGTCGCCCATGGCTGGAAATATCTGGTGGCCGACAAGGATGGCTGGTTCTACATCCCGTTCGGACCTCCCTTCAACATCGGCATTCCGCCGACCTCGGTGTCGCAGATCCGCCGGGTCGATCCGAAGACCGGCAATGCCGAGCTGGTGGCGCTCGGCGTGCGCAACTCGGTCGGCGGCGACATCGACCCGCGCAGCGGCAAATACTGGTTCACCGAGAACGCCCGCGACTGGATCAGCGACGACAAGCCGAGCGACAAGCTCAACATGAGCTCGCATCTCGGCGAGCATTTCGGCTATCCCTATTGTCACCAGGGCGACATGCCGGATCCGAAATTCGCCATGGGCCACAAATGCTCGGAGTTCACTCCGCCGGTGCTGAATCTCGGCGCTCACGTCGCTCCGCTCGGGATGAAGTTCTATACCGGCAATCAGTTTCCGGCGGACTACAAGAACAGCATCCTGATCGCGGAGCACGGCTCCTGGAACCGGCATAAATATCAGGGCGGTCGGATCATGAAGGTGACCGTCGATCCGGACGGCAAGAACGCCAAAGAGGAAGTGTTCGCGTCGGGCTGGATCGAGGGCGACCAGGGCTATCTCGGCCGCCCCACCGATATCCTGCTGGACAAGGATGGCTCGATCCTGGTCGCGGACGACTGGGCCGGCGCGATCTATCGCATCAGCTACAGCAAGTAA
- the pqqA gene encoding pyrroloquinoline quinone precursor peptide PqqA: MAWKTPRIVEVSVGMEINMYACATRK, encoded by the coding sequence ATGGCTTGGAAAACTCCGAGGATCGTCGAAGTGTCCGTGGGAATGGAAATCAACATGTATGCTTGCGCGACCCGCAAGTAA
- the pqqB gene encoding pyrroloquinoline quinone biosynthesis protein PqqB gives MLHAVILGAGAGGGVPQWNCGCPVCQEARSGVAHLMRSQASIAVSADNEHWFLINASPDLRQQLNATPQLHPKVGHLRHSPVCGVILTNGEIDAVAGLLSMREGSPFAIYAHPKVLAILKSNSIFNVLGDRVRREPIAIDRPFEPALQDGTPSGLEITPFAVAGKGAWYLEGQAHPGGTDDAGDTLGLRISDKATGKHLYFVAACAEVTDDLKARLAGAPLVLFDGTVWRDDELIAAGLGHKTGQAMGHIAMSGDNGAIAALADLGIGQKIFLHINNSNRVLLSGSTEFQIAERAGWQIPVDGLEVIV, from the coding sequence ATGTTGCACGCCGTCATTCTGGGGGCCGGCGCGGGTGGCGGCGTGCCGCAATGGAATTGCGGTTGCCCGGTCTGCCAGGAGGCACGCAGCGGCGTTGCGCATCTGATGCGCTCGCAGGCGTCGATTGCGGTCAGCGCCGACAATGAACACTGGTTTTTGATCAACGCCTCGCCGGATCTGCGCCAGCAATTGAATGCGACGCCGCAGTTGCATCCGAAGGTGGGGCATCTGCGACACAGCCCGGTCTGCGGCGTGATCCTGACCAATGGCGAGATCGATGCCGTCGCGGGGCTGTTGTCGATGCGCGAAGGCTCGCCATTTGCGATCTACGCCCATCCCAAGGTTCTGGCGATCCTGAAATCCAACAGCATCTTCAACGTGCTCGGTGACAGAGTGCGGCGTGAGCCGATCGCGATCGATCGGCCATTCGAGCCGGCGCTGCAGGACGGTACGCCGTCGGGTCTGGAGATCACGCCGTTCGCGGTCGCGGGGAAGGGCGCCTGGTATCTGGAGGGTCAGGCGCATCCGGGTGGTACCGACGACGCGGGCGATACGCTCGGATTGCGCATCAGCGACAAGGCGACCGGCAAGCATCTATATTTCGTCGCGGCCTGCGCGGAGGTGACGGACGACCTCAAGGCGCGCCTCGCCGGCGCACCATTGGTGTTGTTCGACGGTACGGTGTGGCGCGACGACGAATTGATCGCCGCCGGCCTCGGCCACAAGACCGGCCAGGCGATGGGACACATCGCGATGTCGGGAGACAATGGCGCCATCGCCGCATTGGCCGATCTCGGCATCGGCCAGAAGATCTTTCTGCATATCAACAATTCCAACCGGGTGTTACTGTCCGGGTCGACGGAATTTCAGATCGCCGAGCGCGCGGGATGGCAAATTCCGGTCGACGGGCTGGAGGTCATAGTATGA
- the pqqC gene encoding pyrroloquinoline-quinone synthase PqqC: MNAMTAFSLAGAAPLQSAADLEAALRQIGATRYHNLHPFHRLLHGGKLNKGQVQAWALNRYYYQSSIPIKDAVVISRFRDRATRVEWRHRIEDHDGDLGAEGGIERWLKLTDGLGLDSAYVQSTEGILPATRFAVDAYVHFVRDKTPLEAIASSLTELFAPNLHEERIAGMLAHYDFVNPDIMSYFSRRLTQAPRDANFALDYVKQHATTPAEREAVCNALIFKTNVLWAQLDALHHAYVEGFVPPGAFVPAAS; encoded by the coding sequence ATGAATGCGATGACAGCCTTTTCCCTTGCCGGGGCCGCGCCCCTGCAATCCGCCGCCGACCTCGAAGCGGCGCTGCGCCAGATCGGCGCGACGCGCTATCATAATCTGCATCCGTTTCACCGCCTGCTGCATGGCGGCAAGCTGAACAAGGGGCAGGTGCAGGCCTGGGCGCTCAATCGCTATTATTATCAGAGCTCGATTCCGATCAAGGACGCGGTGGTGATCTCGCGGTTTCGCGATCGCGCCACCCGGGTCGAATGGCGGCACCGGATCGAGGATCATGACGGCGATCTCGGCGCCGAGGGCGGCATCGAGCGCTGGCTCAAGCTGACCGATGGGCTCGGCCTCGACAGCGCCTATGTGCAATCCACCGAGGGCATTCTTCCGGCGACCAGGTTCGCGGTGGATGCCTATGTGCATTTCGTCCGCGACAAGACCCCGCTCGAGGCGATCGCCTCGTCGCTGACCGAGCTGTTCGCGCCGAACCTGCACGAGGAGCGGATCGCCGGCATGCTGGCGCATTACGACTTCGTCAATCCCGACATCATGAGTTATTTCAGTCGCCGGCTGACGCAGGCACCGCGCGACGCCAATTTCGCGCTCGACTACGTCAAGCAACATGCCACTACCCCGGCGGAGCGCGAGGCAGTGTGCAATGCGCTGATCTTCAAGACCAACGTGCTGTGGGCGCAGCTCGACGCGCTGCATCACGCCTATGTGGAGGGCTTCGTGCCGCCCGGCGCCTTCGTGCCGGCGGCGAGTTGA